In Massilia sp. METH4, the genomic window GAGGCGCTCGCGGGTCCAGGTCAGCGTTTCGCCGGAAAAGTCCATCAGTTCGAATGACAGCAGCTCGGGCTGGTCGAACTTGAGCAGGAACCGCGCGATTTCCTCGGCCGGGCCGCAGCCCACGTTCAGCACCCGGAACGGCCGGCCCGCCGCGCGCGCCTGCTGCGCCAGGCCGATGAGGTACTTCACCAGCATGTCGATGCGGTGCCGGTGCGCGGCGGCGACCGCCGTCTGCAGGAAGGCGGTATTGACCACCTGGAAGTAGGTGCTCGGCCCTTCGCGCGGATCGCCCACGATCTGGTTCACCATCTGGTAGTCGCCGGCATAGCCCAGCGGCTTGGTATAGGTGCGGAACACGAACGGCGCGCGCAGGATCAGCGGGTGCAGCGCGGCCTGGGCAAAGGCGCGGTGGGCCGGCGCCAGCTCCTCGTCCACCAGCGAAGCCTCGTGGTTGAACTGGTCGAAGCACAGCTTCATCTTGGCCATCAGCGGCAGTGCCAGCTCATGGAAATACTCGTCCGGCAGCCGCGACGCGGCGTGCCCGCCCGTGGCCGTGTCCGCCAGGTCCACCTGTTCCAGCCAGCGCGACGCGTCGGCCAGGAAGGCGCGGGTTTCGTTGACGACGATCTGGTAGTCGCGGCGGATGCGGAAACGTTCGCTCCACTCGGCCACGAAGGCTTGCGCCTTGCGGCCGATCACCCCCGGTTCCAGCGCCACTTCGGTGAGCTCGCGCCATTCGTCGGTGAGGCTGACGGAAACCATGGCCGTCAGGCCCGTGTTGACCATGCTGATCACGACCGCCTTGCCCACGTAGACATTGCGCGCGCCCATGCGCACCGTCAGCTCGCTCAGCACCTCGCTGACCTGGACGATCGACCAGGGGTTATACACCTCCATCACGAGCGAGCGGCGCTGCAGGTTGACGATCGTGGCGCGAACCGCTTCGCCCTGGGTATTGTAGAAACTGACGACGGGATCGATGTGCGTTGGTGAGTACACGGGTGGGCTTTTGCTTGCAATATTAATGCCGAGTGTACATGGATGAGCATTGCGCTGCAATGAACGCCCCGTGGCTATCAAAATGCAAGAATTGTGCTTGCGCAAAAAACGATTTGCGGTTTATCAAAAAACATGACAGCCACGGCTGGCTGTCCTGGACGTTCGGCACCGTACAGACCGGTTTCCCCCGTGCCGGCAAGCTTGCCCCGACCAATGGAGGAGACGATGACGGAAGTACCCAAGGGCCAGGCGCCGGGCAAGCTGGACCGGGACCAGTTCCACCGCAAGTTCACCCAGTCGTTTTACGACCCGCGCTTCGACCCGCTGCGTGGCGAAATCGCCAAGCTGGAGGAAGTGGCGTGGCGCAATTACTGCGACAGCCGCAAGGCGCCTGTCACC contains:
- a CDS encoding class I SAM-dependent methyltransferase produces the protein MYSPTHIDPVVSFYNTQGEAVRATIVNLQRRSLVMEVYNPWSIVQVSEVLSELTVRMGARNVYVGKAVVISMVNTGLTAMVSVSLTDEWRELTEVALEPGVIGRKAQAFVAEWSERFRIRRDYQIVVNETRAFLADASRWLEQVDLADTATGGHAASRLPDEYFHELALPLMAKMKLCFDQFNHEASLVDEELAPAHRAFAQAALHPLILRAPFVFRTYTKPLGYAGDYQMVNQIVGDPREGPSTYFQVVNTAFLQTAVAAAHRHRIDMLVKYLIGLAQQARAAGRPFRVLNVGCGPAEEIARFLLKFDQPELLSFELMDFSGETLTWTRERLEAVQRATGRRTSIEYVQDSVHQLLKRREADDAGRGEFDAVYCAGLFDYLSDKVCARLNNYFASRTRPGGRLLVTNVHSANPERFSMEHILEWYLIYRDEAKMQAILPARRGEAHVYTDPTGVNVFAETTVAP